In Stigmatopora nigra isolate UIUO_SnigA chromosome 2, RoL_Snig_1.1, whole genome shotgun sequence, a single window of DNA contains:
- the atp5mj gene encoding ATP synthase F(0) complex subunit j, mitochondrial — protein sequence MAGTVFSRWWAKMGPYYTKAYQEMWVGVGIMTYLYYKVSYGGKKAVKDKPAH from the exons atGGCCGGAACAGTGTTTTCAAGGTGGTGGGCCAAGATGGGGCCTTACTACACCAAGGCATATCAAGAGATGTGGGTTGGTGTTGGCATCATGACTTATCTCTATTACAAAGTGTCTTATGGAG GCAAGAAGGCAGTGAAGGACA aGCCTGCTCATTAG